tcagcttttcagaaaaaaaatataaaaaatgtagcgtcctctatctttaaccaagaaaactataaaaaactaagtcaatcaataattacaaacataaaatccatttctttttggagttcattttttgacgtaggactacgtctttgatttctatataggggggtcactctacgaaaaatgtaacgtttattaggaGTTTTCAAATCCATATAacacagaatcgttcttacgatatgtGTGATAATACATAcaattagacggcaaatttacccagcatttttttcgcatgAGGCATCAACATCGGacgcgaaggtaaatcatgtattatgcattctttctttcaacttcccATGAATATTGTATGCAATACAAAATTGtgttcaataattcgttctatcaaacaaattagcaagacctttttcgacatgttgaagtaatcaaattcaagatttcatgcatcattcaaattttatgcaagatttcatcagagcaacgaggaaagtatcACCCATACAGTGAGCGTACATTAATTGGGCtggaaaatcaatacaattatcgaattttactcgctaactggtCTGCAAAACAGCAGAagcaatacttcaaattgaagatgacatctattattgatacataactgctttgcgCCCAAGTTAACGtgttatagataagtccagttgaagatagtctAGTTAGCGAATGTCTTCTGTATATGACAgggtgacgaacatcttaagcgAGTGTCTTTCGGGCTGCGGCAATATGGACAATTGTATAGAGTAAAATGATATCGATACTAGGAGGCTGGCAGCTATAATCATTtgaggacttattgagatcggtattacattacattaaaaaatgaaacgatatgaaatattaataatcttcatgactcatattcataattctcaatgattcaatttcttctatgatagattgagcagtagaaccaatacgacttgaatGTGATAGTCTttaaacgaacatttttttttatccctttttgtttattttaggctcattagcattttagctgaaacagagccgaattttaatcgtgtacatgtcacatatttatcatatctataattagcacattacacagttgccatttttcggcgttagagtattccctgctataccattgcaaatggtacatatttacacagtagccatttaggcgtaagagatttccttctgttcttcccatTATCCAGTAAGAcgggacagcgaagacagttgattgatcattgttgagttatttatagaacagcagcccgatgtgtgttgcagagcagagcagttgtatggatgaatcgatcttatttcgaccgtggatcgatctccatcgctgatgattgttgcgtggacgtagctattctgtaacaacacaaagatggtcaatgggggccctgagttttgaactcacgatcgatcgcttactaagcgaacgcgcaaccaatgtggctacggagaccctcttaaacgaacattatttcaccgaaaattcctTGCTGATGCTATAGATTCTAAGGCTTAGAAcaagactaataataagaataagacaatggaaagaaatcacgataccatagctatccattgaaaataaagcaacttcatgatttcatgtgtattttacctatCACGAAATAGTAAATatcaacttgtttttttgtttcttccccataaacttcatagttaatgtaatcaatgacgatataattttcttttctttgcCGATCCACACATACTTCAtataccattccaccctgttatgtgtcccactgatattcattaatcattttcagttagacagttgaacttccttgCAGAAGCTAGGGCTACTATTTTGAGTTTCAAATGTGGTCAACTAACAGATGTTCTGAATAaccagtcctacgtcaaatttcCGTCCGAGGTTGGCGtggaagctgccatacaatggaacacaaatttctgcataactcgagaactaataaaacaaatggagccaaattaagCATGTGATATGTTCCTGCGATGGATTGAAATATCTTCCTCCTCTGAAAGAGGGGGGGGGTCCTAGCAGGTCATCTTCGTCCAAAAGAGCTTTCAGTTCACTGTACTCGATTTTTTTCGGAGTTTTTTCCACGCTCTTCATATCTTCATTTCTCAAATTACTACCTCAATTTTTTTAACCACTCAAAGCGCCGATACTTTTCGAGAGTATGTTCACCATCATTCGATAATTCGATAGACATTCAATGCTGCAGCAGTTGTCTGTATGTGATAGCAGAATCATAATCGCAAATAGTACTTTCCAGGTTCAAAAGTGGACATTTTCAAAGCTCTTCAAACCCATGCTGCAGAGAAAAACTTGTTTTGTTCTATGTTGAATTCCTTCAAAAGATGTCAAAACAAAGCATTGTTGCCAATAACGCAATATTATGTGGATTACATTGATAGATACATCGAATTGTTGATATTTCATCATATTTATTTACCTGGTAATACACATTAGCTTGATCGTCATAAATTAGTTCTTATCTTTGTAGGTTCACATTGTTTGCAAATTCGATTCTTCGAACTAAATGTGGATCATTTTAAAGagaaattttattatttcatttttaaCGTTTTTGTGAACACTTTTTTGTGACATTTATTGCAATAAATCTTCATTTATATAAAACTGATTCCATCCTCTACTCAAAATACTTACAAGTACTTTAAACAGATTGCCACGGACTTAATTCGCACTTGTTATTTAACTTATTTTATTGATGAACAATAATTGAACACCGACTGAAGAGCAAAGCAATTTCAAACACCACATACGAACACGTTTTCAAGTTAAACGACCTAATTTTGCAACAAAACCCCTAATGCTTCTCCGGATATGGGCTGCACTCATAGCTGACGCTTGGTTCGTCATACGATTCCTGACGATTGGCTTTTACCTCCCTTTTCTGCGTCTTCATTCTTTTGCTCGGATGTGGCGGCAACGGTGGCGGCGGCGGTTCCTTTGGGTAGTACTCCATCGAAAGCCGGGGTCGATTGTCCATTttccaggagatgtattgaaATTGGGTTGCAGGAGCAACCGCGGAAATATAACTACGGCAGCTTACCGCGCTGGTATCCGATACGCTACGTTTATGAAGCGTTTGCCTAAGCCGAtgggaatataaaaaaaatggaaaatatttgTCCATATGTAATTCAAATTCTTCAAACCTTCTTGTATGTCCTACAACCGGTGTCATGTAGCTATGATTTGCCGTGCTACGATCGGCTTTCGAATCACACGTCAAACGCTTGCATGCTAGGAAAAAATCTGTCACTTtcttgaaatataattttttttcttcataaataTCTCACCTTTCTGGTACGTTgtaaaacttttaatgaagcagTATGACACCATAATCCCGGTTAAAACCGCAACAACTATGGAAGAAATCAAAATACTGATCATAACAATCTTTTGATCTTGGACCAACCAAGTTCTCTGTTCGTAAGATGGTAACAATTTGTACGGCAAGCAGTCGAATGGAGTAATCATCAACTCGTTGTGGTAAATTACACAAAACATGTAATTCTTATCAGGAATGAGATTTGAGATTCGCACGGTTCGCCCGAAAACATCCGCACATTTGGCCCTATTCTCGATGTTTGCTATGAAAACTGACTTTGTTGAAGATGGGTCGTAGAACCAGAGCAGGACCGCGTTTGTATAAAGCCGGTCAAAAAGCACTTCAACGGAGCCTACCTGTGACTCAAAGACGTTAAATACTTTGGTCCGTTTCGTTAGACTGATTCGCGATGGGTCGTAGCTAACGATGGATGGTTCCAACGGTACCGCCGTTGTCATGCActgaatttcaaataaattcgCTTGTGGAGTAGTGATTGGATGATAGGTCGAATTGGTAGGTGTTATAGGTGTAGCGATATCTGTTGACGTGGTCAGTGTCGTGTAATCCACAGTAGAATCATCGTTTGTCGAATGTGAGGATTGACTGAATGTTGTTTCCGGAATGAGTGTTGTAGTTGTTGAATCACAAAAATTCGCTGAAGTTACATATTTTCCAGCGTATTCAGGTGGAGACATACATTTTATATCGTCAAACATATCTTCGTTCGACGTTATGATGTTTCGTAAATAATTGAGTTCGCAGTCGCAG
The Toxorhynchites rutilus septentrionalis strain SRP chromosome 2, ASM2978413v1, whole genome shotgun sequence genome window above contains:
- the LOC129770070 gene encoding uncharacterized protein LOC129770070; translation: MRVLFRGQSIDITKPPDEKWPRQSNSRWNCRAKRKRVMPVVFCVVCFSFLIGWVLRDIFQYRSTVVSSSGANTTIYDAVEFGVDENLDGKSKVSGGNKNPCKLTSECKIVCNDADLAVLSEKINETLKDQPCTDITLTIDSLRTVDNKLFRGWITLDGDINIQSLELKNSSISEIPPESFDAEFFRETITLTLESLQVSHLYGNVFLGLLQLKELNLKNLPLGNIEPFVLAPIKFTLARLLVENCLNRMDPRTILGETTLDHLVIVSFEYNVLEDVISDETFAMTPNLSSLYLRKSHITSLSKGIIDSLTKSVKQIHLDGNSLSSVPYGAFDSLLKRNVKVYLKDNPWNCDCELNYLRNIITSNEDMFDDIKCMSPPEYAGKYVTSANFCDSTTTTLIPETTFSQSSHSTNDDSTVDYTTLTTSTDIATPITPTNSTYHPITTPQANLFEIQCMTTAVPLEPSIVSYDPSRISLTKRTKVFNVFESQVGSVEVLFDRLYTNAVLLWFYDPSSTKSVFIANIENRAKCADVFGRTVRISNLIPDKNYMFCVIYHNELMITPFDCLPYKLLPSYEQRTWLVQDQKIVMISILISSIVVAVLTGIMVSYCFIKSFTTYQKACKRLTCDSKADRSTANHSYMTPVVGHTRRQTLHKRSVSDTSAVSCRSYISAVAPATQFQYISWKMDNRPRLSMEYYPKEPPPPPLPPHPSKRMKTQKREVKANRQESYDEPSVSYECSPYPEKH